One Bacillota bacterium genomic region harbors:
- a CDS encoding DUF4276 family protein yields MKEIRIYFEGDPALREGFHQFLCRFIERARENGIRVRLVAGRGRVLHDFAIALATHPGDHVLLLTDSDGPVGVTPRQWLASRPGWEYHGVTKPDDAQIHLMVQVMEAWFLADVEALQRFYGAGFLPGRLPHNPQVEEIPKEQVLNGLKGATEDTSKGEYHKTRHAPELLKRIDPAKVAKAAPHCRRFLDTLDRLLP; encoded by the coding sequence GTGAAAGAGATACGCATCTATTTCGAGGGTGACCCTGCGCTTCGGGAAGGCTTCCACCAATTTCTGTGCCGGTTCATAGAACGGGCGCGTGAGAATGGGATACGAGTGCGACTTGTGGCCGGGCGCGGGAGAGTCCTCCACGACTTTGCCATTGCCCTGGCGACCCACCCAGGTGACCACGTCCTCTTGCTGACTGATTCCGACGGTCCGGTGGGTGTGACGCCCAGGCAGTGGTTGGCCTCAAGACCTGGCTGGGAGTACCACGGTGTCACCAAGCCCGATGATGCGCAAATTCATCTGATGGTGCAGGTTATGGAGGCGTGGTTTCTGGCCGACGTGGAAGCTCTGCAGAGGTTTTATGGTGCCGGTTTTCTTCCCGGGCGACTCCCTCACAACCCTCAGGTTGAAGAGATTCCCAAGGAGCAGGTACTGAATGGTTTGAAGGGCGCGACGGAGGACACATCCAAAGGCGAATACCATAAGACCAGGCACGCCCCCGAGTTGTTGAAGCGTATCGATCCGGCGAAGGTTGCAAAGGCGGCTCCGCATTGTAGGCGGTTCCTGGATACCCTCGACCGGTTGTTGCCGTGA